A single region of the Schizosaccharomyces osmophilus chromosome 3, complete sequence genome encodes:
- the ght5 gene encoding plasma membrane high-affinity glucose/fructose:proton symporter Ght5 has translation MARVLTIVMLVFVSMAGWMFGADTGSIGGITNMRDFQSRYADKYDKDTNTYSYSSARQGLLTGMVNIGSMTGCILSSPFADRLGKRNSILFFTCVYLIGIIVQLTTLPSWVQFMVAKMWTGLGIGALSVLAPGYQSEVAPAAMRGAIVTTYQLFITAGIFIAACINMGTYRLAKSASWRVPIGVNLLWGLITLVGILFLPESPRYLISVGRDEEALQIMCKNNDLHLEHEVIQTEYQMIKSDCDAELAGGPAKWPEIFSKNIRYRTFLGIGVMSLQQLTGNNYYFYYGTQVFRGTGMTSPYLSALILDAVNFCCTFGALYVMEHFGRRMPLIIGALWQSLCFFIYAAVGDRCLYQSDGSTNHRAGTVMIVFSCFFIFAFSQSWAPGAYVIVGESYPIRFRSKCAAVATTGNWFWGFLISFFTPFITNTIGFKYGYVFAACNLCAAIVIFAFAHETKGLTLEEINLVYISGRKPWSPRPKNIASYSDQRKEALAGDKHDDVDHLETFTSDSMENASSSHSKPKSKFIDHIEQV, from the coding sequence ATGGCAAGGGTCTTAACAATTGTCATGCTGGTCTTTGTGTCCATGGCCGGATGGATGTTCGGTGCAGACACAGGATCGATTGGTGGTATCACAAATATGCGCGACTTTCAATCTCGATATGCAGACAAATATGACAAGGATACAAATACCTACTCTTATTCTTCCGCACGTCAAGGTCTCTTAACCGGTATGGTCAACATTGGATCCATGACAGGCTGCATTCTATCCTCACCATTTGCTGACCGTCTCGGTAAGCGTAACTctattctctttttcaccTGTGTTTACCTCATCGGTATTATTGTACAACTCACAACGCTCCCTTCTTGGGTACAGTTCATGGTCGCAAAGATGTGGACTGGTCTTGGTATCGGAGCTCTCTCTGTACTAGCTCCCGGGTATCAATCTGAGGTTGCACCAGCTGCGATGCGTGGTGCCATTGTCACTACCTACCAACTTTTCATTACCGCCGGTATTTTCATCGCCGCTTGCATTAACATGGGTACCTATAGACTCGCAAAAAGTGCTTCTTGGCGTGTTCCTATTGGAGTTAACTTGCTCTGGGGTCTCATTACTCTAGTCGGGATTCTTTTCCTCCCCGAATCCCCTCGTTATTTAATTTCTGTTGGCAGAGACGAAGAAGCTTTGCAGATTATGTGTAAGAACAATGACCTCCATCTTGAACACGAAGTGATTCAAACTGAATACCAAATGATTAAATCGGATTGTGATGCTGAGTTGGCTGGCGGTCCTGCTAAATGGCCAGAAATCTTCAGCAAAAATATCCGCTACCGTACTTTCCTTGGTATTGGCGTCATGTCTCTCCAACAACTTACTGGTAACAACTACTACTTCTACTATGGTACTCAAGTATTCCGCGGCACTGGTATGACCTCTCCTTACCTATCGGCACTAATCCTTGACGCTGTAAACTTCTGCTGCACCTTTGGAGCTCTTTACGTTATGGAGCACTTTGGTCGCCGTATGCCTTTGATTATTGGTGCACTTTGGCAATCactttgtttctttatttacgCCGCAGTTGGAGATCGTTGCTTGTATCAATCTGATGGATCTACTAACCACCGAGCTGGTACTGTGATGATTGTTTTCTcctgtttctttattttcgcTTTCTCTCAGTCTTGGGCTCCCGGCGCGTATGTTATTGTTGGTGAATCGTACCCTATTCGTTTCCGTTCCAAGTGCGCTGCAGTAGCAACTACCGGTAATTGGTTTTGGGGATTCttgatttccttcttcactCCCTTTATCACTAATACAATTGGTTTCAAATATGGCTACGTCTTTGCTGCTTGCAACCTGTGTGCTGCTATTGTCATCTTCGCCTTTGCTCACGAAACCAAAGGTCTTACGCTGGAAGAGATCAACCTCGTTTATATTTCTGGTCGCAAGCCATGGTCGCCCCGTCCCAAGAACATTGCAAGTTACTCTGACCAGCGTAAGGAAGCTTTGGCAGGAGACAAGCATGATGATGTTGACCATCTGGAAACCTTTACTTCTGACAGTATGGAAAATGCTTCGTCTTCTCATTCGAAGCCCAAGTCGAAGTTTATCGACCATATCGAGCAGGTATAA